taatttttttatcagcATCGAGTAGCCACTTgcccttttattttgtatttctgtctGATAGACTTAAAACCCACTATGATATACACACTATATTTTAGTATTGGAAAtcataacactgaataaaataaataaataaatatcacttTATTAATGGGGAACTTTTGGCTAGTCTAATGATTTCTATTAGAAAGCAGACAATCAtatggcacactcacacacatttaCTCATAGTGAGTCATTTCAAAACTGTCAATTCCTGCACATTTTTTGGATATGCATATGAGTATATAACGAAAACTCATATAAACTTGAAATGAATACGTAAACTTTACCCattcagtgacatgcctgaaaaTTAAAGTCAAGCCCTGAGATTTTAAAGACAGTACCATTCTGCTGTgaatgttgtgattttttttatttagaaaataacatttatatgCCTGAAGATTTAGGTTTTTGTTGGCAAATTATTACTGGCAACTGTCATTGacatatatttcaaaatgtgaaaaaatcacaTTCATTTTCTATACATTGTTCATATTTCCCCtgattaaaagacaaaaaagacattttgcaATGCACTGCCATGTCAGTTAAACTCATGAATATTAGTGGGAGGTTCTAACGTCAACTTCTATAAATTACAGCTTACAGATGTGAATTCCTCAGTGAAGCTAATAACAACCTAAAGTCATTCCTCAACAACAATATGAACTATTAAAACTGAATGGATCTGAGTGAACAGCAGACGGTGCATTACTGTTCAGATTCTGGAAATGCTTCTTGCTTCAGAGAAATACGAGCAACATCAGTGTGTGTGATACTCTACCTGATTTCAGGAGCAGTGGTAATGATTACAATTGCCGGAAACCTGGTGGTTATCATttccatttcacattttaaacagcTTCACACACCAACTAATCTTCTTGTGCTCTCTTTGGCCGTGGCAGATCTGCTCATAGGTGCAATTGTAATGCCTTTCACAGTTATTCAGTCTATAGAAACCTGTTGGGATTTTGGAcacatattttgctttttttatacattttgcctCGTATTGCTAACATCAGCTTCTGTAAATAATTTGGTGTTAATAGCTGTTGATCGATACTTTGCTTTGTGTGACCCATTTTTTTACTCTagcaaaataacaaataacttaactttgcttcttattttattttcatggatCATAGCTTTGTGTTACACAGTAGcagttgtttattttaaagtaaatttggAAGATGCAGAAGGATTTAATAATTGCTCAAATAACTGTCTATTTGTGTTAAATCCAGCTTGGGGCTTAAttgatctcatgttttcatttcttttgccctgttttgcaatgttatgtttatacacaagaatattttttgttgtaaaaaaaCATATAAGAGCTATTCATTCTATAACGGTTCAGGTAGGCGCTaataatgggaaacaaaaagtTGCAAGTTTTTCAGAACGAAAAGCTGCAAAGACATTAGGAATTGTAgtgattgtgttttttatttgctggGTGCCATACCACATTTGTACAATTATTGATTCTTATATGGATTATTCAGTCCCCTCTCTTCTAATGTATATTTTCTCATGGCTCATCTATATTAATTCCAGCATGAATCCAATAATATATGCGTTATTTTATCCATGGTTCAGAAAATCATCAAAACTAATTATAACTTTAAAGATCTGTAGTCATGCATCTTCCTTAATCAACCTGTATTCTGAAAGCCATTAGTTCATATTATAATTTGTGAAAAACATGAGTATCTGCTTTTTATTATGCTTTGTCTTCCTCATGTGAATTAGTGGCCTATAActaatataatgtaatgtatgTTAATGTGGAATAAAGTAATATAGTATGCTTAAATGATAttcaccttatttatttattctgtatcattaatatactgtattgttacaGAAAGGAAACATACAACACTATGGCCAGTGAGCTTGTATTCCAGACACATATTATGTGGTGATGTCATAGAGGATTTAAAGTGAGTTTTGTAGAATGAGTTCTGATCCCCAGACTGTAAAAAGAGTAAGGGGAAAATAACATTTTGGGAAAGAAACAGAGGGAGAAGGAGGGAAGGAGAGTGGCCCCTTTAAGTGAATGGAAGAATGAATTTCCAGAGGTATACAATGTTACCTACCAAAAAGCAAACAGAGCAATGTTACTTGAAATTGGTGATTACATGGACCATTTAAAATAATAGCGTACAGTGTTGCAACTAAATGCTGAAGTTAAAATGCACAACTTTAAATGATTATGTGTTTAAATGGAAAACTCGTAAAGAACACCatcatagaagaagaagaagatttaaaacATAGAAGGAGTTTTTCCAATTAGATGCAAGtaaaacttttaacattttaagcTTTAACATTAAAAGACTAATAATGAAAGGGTATTAATAAAGCAGGTAACTAAGGAATAATCTGCTGCATTACTACTCTCTGTGATTTCTAAAAAAGACTGGTCATTGGCATCCTGGAGGGGaaacttgtaaaattacattGCAAGTTTGATGTAAGCAAAACAGATATGGAATATCCAATGGGTTTATCAGGCAGGTTTataaattcaattaatttatCACCTTTGCATATTTATACTCTGTCAAATGTATTGCTACTTAGACGTGAACAATGAATTAAGTATTTGAACGGAGGTTGTTAACCAAAATGAATATATACTGCAACTATAGTATGTCTTATTTGTAGCTATATACAGGTAAGGTGCTTATAGGTAGGGTGGCccagacaaataaagtatctctctTAACTGTAGATGAGAACACAATGttatactttaattttcttttaatacgTGTTATTGATTTTAACACTACAGTTTAATAAAACTCCCACAGCTTGGGAAAAATATACTATAAATACTTCACCAAATCCCACATACAGATATACACTTCAGGGATAAGATAATTTATTCAGCTAAAAGATTTTTTGTCATCTAGAGAAATTTCAATCAGCACAATAGCTATCATCACTACCAAACAGCATCATAGCTCTGTCAGATTTGTCTATGCTTCTGTGTGTTCTTTCTTGTGCATTCTAGTGTTCTGCCACATCACAGAGATTTGGGTGTTGAGGTTTTCCGTAATGAACTAGAATCACATCTGAAgatggataataaattaccatgtAATCCTGATGAGGTCCTGTAATGGAAACAgtgaaatcaaaaatgaatgaatttgtaATTTAATATCCATTGTACAGTTCAACCTGTGGTTTAACATCTTTTTAAATTAACCATAGGGTTCTATTTGTCTAAGAAAGAGAGTaatgtttatctttatttaaccATAAGATAATCAATGCAGTATTATAATTTGGGAAGAAGAGTAGAACGGTTTAAAGTTAGGGGTCAGAAAAATCAGTCCTCGAGGCCATAGTGCCTGCAGATTTTTGTTGCAacacaatttcttaatgagaaatcaaTTACTGCTGTTGAGgcatttattgctcaagtagtatttttattctttattttatttgtctagTTTGTTAAGATtccccaaccttaattgcttattttaactcttaaacagacacattcactgttttaatttgtttcttattAGAAATCAAATGCAAAAAATCAAAGGAAcctgcagttctccatctaatttgtttcatttcacatatgtgtgtatttgtgaactgtctattttaataaaacatttgtaaggaaactgaagaaacaaaagtaaatgaCTGAGAATTATTACTCAGTCGCTTCAGGCTACAAATCAtatggatgatatccttagaaagcagaaagaaatctatgatataaaaaagacctgacatggcagaatgaaaatacTAAGaagctataaaattaaataagatctattATTGAGaaggactgctttctaattaaacagtcatgttggaacaaaaatctgcagctactatggccctccaggactgatctTCATCCCTTGTTTAAAGCATCTGAAACCAAAATACAGGTAAAACCTTGGATTTTTGAGGCACAACAGCATTCGTAGCCCCAAGTTAATTATTGTAAACGCTACATAGAGGAATAATAgcataaaactaaaatgaaagccCACTCTTTTTGAACTTTGAGCTCATTACAAAAGTTATTTTTagccatttttaatgtttgttgtcTATATAGAATGATATACCTCAAGAGTCATAAGTTATCCTCCACTCATCACTGTGACCCATTAATCTTAAAACTCATTCTTAGTAGCTTATAAGCACAATCCACTTCTTCCCCTAGACCTCAGAGTCCATAGACCTTATCATTTTttctcaaatattatttttaatagtttgctttttgctgatgttgttttttgtttaataaatataaaaaatagtatatcactggcagcacagtggcgcagtggtagtgctgctgcctcgcagtaaggagacctgggttcgcttcccaggtcctccctgcgtggagtttgcgtgttctccctgtgtattcatgggtttcctccgggtgctccggtttccttccacattccaaagacatgcaggttaggtggattggcgattctaaattatccctagtgtgtgctgcgtgtgtgtgtgtgccctgcggtgggctggtgccctgcccagggtttgtttcctgtctcgtgccctgtgttggctgggattggc
The sequence above is drawn from the Erpetoichthys calabaricus chromosome 3, fErpCal1.3, whole genome shotgun sequence genome and encodes:
- the LOC127526939 gene encoding trace amine-associated receptor 13c-like codes for the protein MDLSEQQTVHYCSDSGNASCFREIRATSVCVILYLISGAVVMITIAGNLVVIISISHFKQLHTPTNLLVLSLAVADLLIGAIVMPFTVIQSIETCWDFGHIFCFFYTFCLVLLTSASVNNLVLIAVDRYFALCDPFFYSSKITNNLTLLLILFSWIIALCYTVAVVYFKVNLEDAEGFNNCSNNCLFVLNPAWGLIDLMFSFLLPCFAMLCLYTRIFFVVKKHIRAIHSITVQVGANNGKQKVASFSERKAAKTLGIVVIVFFICWVPYHICTIIDSYMDYSVPSLLMYIFSWLIYINSSMNPIIYALFYPWFRKSSKLIITLKICSHASSLINLYSESH